From the genome of Amblyraja radiata isolate CabotCenter1 chromosome 31, sAmbRad1.1.pri, whole genome shotgun sequence:
GGCTGGCCGAGGTGCCTCCTTATGTGTCTCATATCCCTACAGCGCTCCCCGTAAATAATCCGTATATAATTGTTAAAATTACAAAATATCCGGTTGGCTACTTATCCTGGGATTACTTACTCAGCAAGAGAAAGACATAAGGAGCATCGGTCTTGGAACAAATGGATCTGAAGGAGTCGAGGAGGGATGGATTGTTGCACAAATCAGTGATGGCGGAGAAGGAGAAGCGAGAGTTTTTATACATGTCATCGTCCATCAGCCCTTTCAGTTGAGTAACATCGCTCAGTTGGAACTGGTAATCTCCCAACTTcgtagggggaaaaaaacaacagTGTTTAGCTACAGATCTGCAAGTTcatttgcaatccacattttaatttagtttggtttagagatacagcgtggaaacaggcccttcggcccatcgaaaccgtgccgaccagcgatccctgcaaactgacactatcctacacacactagcgacaatttacaattttaccgaagacaattaacttacaaacttgtacgtcttttgaatgtggggggaaactggagcagatggagaaaacccacattgtcacagggagaacgtacaaactccgtacagacagcactcgtagttgagatcgaaccccggtccctggcgctgtaatgcagcaactctaccgtgcagcCTTATGTTCATCTGGACTTTTCAACATCTCCCTCCATTTAAATCCATTTCTCATTTTCCTTCATTGTGGTTCAGCAGGTGGTGCCGCTGCCTCCCGCTcctgtgacccaggttcaatccagacttgGGCTGCTGACCgtgctgagtttgcacattctccctgtgactgcaagggTTCCCTTcacgtactccggtttcctcccacatccctagggTGTGCTGGAAG
Proteins encoded in this window:
- the LOC116990433 gene encoding guanylin-like, whose amino-acid sequence is MLVALALFFASLCGVSTAVLIRLGDYQFQLSDVTQLKGLMDDDMYKNSRFSFSAITDLCNNPSLLDSFRSICSKTDAPYVFLLLKQIAANPYSCEICAFSSCVGCTAPGPKV